From a region of the Sesamum indicum cultivar Zhongzhi No. 13 linkage group LG3, S_indicum_v1.0, whole genome shotgun sequence genome:
- the LOC105156887 gene encoding chaperone protein dnaJ 49-like, producing the protein MNGNKDEALKCVSIAKDAIAAGNQQRALKFLGIAARLNKNLPLDNLFAACKNLDSFDASSDDVKKVFKVKGDMGLVNGDGVLKGEKNYTEEHVDLVWQIKSKKDYYLILGLERSCSVEEIRKAYRKLSLKVHPDKNKAPGSEEAFMKVSKAFKCLSDDESRRQYDEMGLVDEFEYNEQNSGTQTWRRTGSDFSDGDFDPDEVFTAFIGHRDMFGNVHLYRHRTTNAGYHQTESSGGAGPNLRLLLQLLPFLVIILLIYLPFSDPEYSLQKNYSYQFKRMTETNGVEFFVKSAAFDESYPVGSPRRNDIEHNVIKDYKDMLGRYCQIEMQRRHLNMQIPTPHCDRLERLVA; encoded by the exons ATGAATGGTAACAAGGATGAGGCGTTGAAATGTGTTAGTATTGCCAAAGATGCTATTGCAGCTGGTAATCAACAGAGAGCCCTTAAATTTCTCGGAATTGCAGCACGTCTTAATAAGAATTTGCCTTTGGACAATCTGTTTGCTGCATGCAAGAATCTCGATTCGTTTGATGCTTCTTCTGATGATGTGAAGAAGGTTTTTAAGGTGAAAGGTGATATGGGCTTAGTTAATGGTGATGGAGTTTTGAAGGGGGAGAAGAATTACACGGAGGAGCATGTGGACTTGGTTTGGCAGATTAAAAGTAAGAAGgattattatttgattcttGGTTTGGAGAGGAGTTGTTCTGTGGAGGAGATTAGGAAGGCATATAGGAAGTTGTCGTTGAAAGTTCATCCTGATAAGAACAAGGCACCGGGCTCTGAGGAGGCATTTATGAAAGTTAGCAAGGCATTTAAGTGTTTGAGTGATGATGAGTCAAGGAGACAGTATGACGA GATGGGCTTAGTAGATGAATTTGAGTATAATGAACAGAATAGTGGTACACAGACGTGGAGAAGAACTGGGAGCGACTTCTCTGATGGTGATTTTGATCCTGATGAGGTTTTCACAGCATTCATTGGTCATCGTGATATGTTCGGGAATGTTCATCTTTACAGGCATAGAACAACTAATGCTGGATATCATCAAACGGAAAGTTCTGGTGGTGCTGGGCCTAATCTCAGACTGCTTCTTCAGCTACTACCATTTTTGGTGATCATTCTGCTCATTTATTTGCCGTTTTCAGATCCCGAGTACTCATTGCAGAAGAACTACTCCTACCAGTTTAAGAGAATGACAGAGACAAACGGGGTGGAGTTTTTTGTTAAGTCGGCTGCATTTGACGAGAGTTATCCGGTCGGAAGCCCTCGCCGAAATGACATTGAACATAATGTGATAAAAGACTACAAAGATATGCTTGGACGTTATTGCCAAATTGAAATGCAGAGGCGTCACTTGAATATGCAAATTCCTACTCCTCATTGCGACAGACTTGAAAGACTGGTGGCTTGA
- the LOC105157057 gene encoding uncharacterized protein LOC105157057: IESGEWVVEHKLRTVGALWASGIVGSMAYNWSQPNMKTSVKIIHARLHAQALTLAALAGAAIVEYYDHKTGAKAERVAKFLDLNEHRQRE, from the exons ATTGAATCTGGAGAATGGGTTGTGGAACACAAACTTCGTACTGTTG gGGCTTTGTGGGCAAGTGGAATTGTGGGCTCTATGGCGTATAATTGGTCTCAACCCAATATGAAAACCAGCGTCAAGATCATTCATGCAAG GTTGCATGCACAAGCACTTACTCTTGCTGCGCTAGCTGGGGCTGCCATAGTCGAGTATTATGACCACAAGACGGGAGCGAAAGCTGAACGAGTAGCAAAGTTTCTGGACCTGAATGAACACCGACAGAGGGAATAA
- the LOC105157058 gene encoding xyloglucan 6-xylosyltransferase 2-like, translating into MLRGNLGAGKFGTPEKDLDELRETFSYIRKRVEPRRVLEEATVVAQGQQKATDSTGSGTNNYAEFDITKILKDEDDGVPEFKRDPSQPYSLGPNISDWDEQRAEWLKKNPDFPNFIAENKPRVLLVTGSSPKPCENPVGDHYLLKSIKNKIDYCRLHGIEIFYNMALLDAEMAGFWAKLPLIRKLLLSHPEVEFLWWMDSDAMFTDMAFELPWERYKDHNFVMHGWNEMIYDQKNWIGLNTGSFLLRNCQWSLDILDTWSPMGPKGKIREEAGKLLTRELKDRPVFEADDQSAMVYILATQREKWGNKVYLENAYYLHGYWGILVDRYEEMIENYHPGLGDHRWPLVTHFVGCKPCGKFGDYPVERCLKQMDRAFNFGDNQILQMYGFTHKSLASRRVIRIRNETNNPLEVRDDLGLLHPAFKAVKV; encoded by the coding sequence ATGTTGCGTGGAAATCTGGGCGCCGGAAAGTTTGGGACGCCGGAGAAAGATCTCGATGAGCTCCGTGAAACCTTTTCCTACATCCGCAAGAGGGTCGAGCCTCGGCGGGTTTTGGAGGAGGCGACGGTGGTGGCTCAAGGGCAGCAGAAAGCGACTGATAGTACGGGAAGTGGGACCAATAACTATGCTGAATTTGATATAACTAAGATTTTGAAGGATGAGGATGATGGGGTTCCAGAATTTAAGCGGGATCCATCTCAGCCGTATAGTCTTGGGCCGAATATATCCGATTGGGATGAGCAGAGAGCTGAATGGTTGAAAAAGAATCCGGATTTCCCGAATTTTATTGCTGAGAATAAGCCTAGAGTTCTATTGGTTACTGGTTCTTCTCCGAAGCCGTGTGAGAACCCGGTGGGAGATCATTACTTGTTGAAGTCGATAAAGAATAAGATCGATTATTGCAGGCTTCATGGAATTGAGATCTTTTACAATATGGCCTTGCTAGATGCTGAAATGGCAGGGTTTTGGGCTAAGCTGCCGTTGATTCGGAAGCTTTTGTTGTCGCATCCGGAGGTGGAGTTCTTGTGGTGGATGGATAGTGATGCGATGTTCACAGATATGGCATTTGAGTTGCCATGGGAGAGGTATAAGGACCATAATTTTGTGATGCATGGGTGGAATGAGATGATTTATGATCAGAAGAATTGGATTGGTTTGAACACCGGGAGTTTCTTGTTGAGGAATTGTCAGTGGTCGTTGGATATTCTTGATACGTGGTCGCCAATGGGGCCTAAAGGAAAGATTAGGGAGGAAGCTGGGAAGCTTTTGACGAGGGAGCTCAAGGATAGACCAGTTTTCGAAGCGGATGATCAATCTGCTATGGTGTATATATTGGCAACGCAGAGGGAGAAGTGGGGGAATAAGGTTTATCTTGAGAATGCATATTACTTGCATGGTTACTGGGGGATCTTGGTTGATAGGTACGAGGAAATGATTGAGAATTATCATCCAGGTCTTGGTGATCATCGGTGGCCCCTTGTGACTCATTTTGTCGGTTGCAAGCCTTGTGGGAAGTTTGGAGATTATCCAGTCGAGAGATGCTTGAAACAGATGGACCGTGCATTCAACTTTGGAGACAATCAGATCCTGCAGATGTATGGCTTTACTCATAAGTCACTTGCCAGTCGGAGAGTGATAAGAATCCGGAATGAGACGAACAACCCTCTTGAAGTGAGAGACGATCTTGGGTTGCTTCACCCTGCATTTAAAGCTGTGAAGGTGTAA
- the LOC105156890 gene encoding uncharacterized protein LOC105156890, with the protein MDGNLSPTNLEYYEDMFKLQSYATLLSSFLNEDGRQTLVLDSTIFHPQGGGQPSDKGSISNPLFKFIVEDVRSKDKIVYHYGHFEDSRKDENIEKGAQVLLTVDEGRRKLNSRLHSAGHLLDICVRNVGWDHLEPGKAYHFPDGPFVEYKGEVPHNELKSKPKELELEASKLISKGGKVSVSILPYDKASELCGGSLPDYIPKDSAPRIVQLGDSLGCPCGGTHVNDISEILNLKVSQIRTRKGVTKVSYNVE; encoded by the exons ATGGATGGAAATCTGAGCCCAACAAACCTGGAATACTATGAAGACATGTTCAAACTCCAATCCTATGCTACTCTCCTGTCCTCCTTCTTG AATGAGGATGGCAGGCAAACTTTGGTACTTGACTCCACAATATTCCACCCACAAGGGGGTGGTCAACCTTCAGACAAGGGTTCCATCTCCAATCCACTGTTCAAGTTCATAGTTGAGGATGTTCGATCCAAGGACAAAATT GTGTATCACTATGGGCATTTCGAGGACTCCAGGAAAGATGAGAATATTGAGAAAGGTGCTCAAGTGTTGTTAACTGTGGATGAAGGTAGGCGCAAGCTCAACTCAAG GCTGCATTCAGCCGGTCACTTGCTGGATATCTGTGTGAGAAATGTCGGATGGGATCACTTGGAGCCGGGAAAAGCATACCACTTTCCAGATGG GCCATTCGTGGAATACAAAGGCGAGGTTCCGCACAATGAGTTGAAAAGCAAGCCAAAGGAGCTAGAATTAGAAGCTAGCAAGTTGATCTCAAAAGGAGGGAAA GTTTCTGTATCCATTTTGCCATATGATAAAGCTTCTGAACTCTGTGGTGGTTCCCTCCCGGATTATATACCCAAg GACAGCGCTCCTAGGATTGTGCAGTTAGGGGATAGCCTAGGATGCCCCTGCGGTGGTACACACGTAAACGACATCAGTGAGATTTTGAACCTAAAG GTTTCACAAATTCGGACAAGAAAAGGAGTGACAAAAGTTTCCTACAATGTCGAATAG
- the LOC105156889 gene encoding heat shock factor-binding protein 1-like has translation MDGHDADNTKQSTADMTAFVQNLLQQMQTRFQTMSESIIGKIDEMGNRIDELEQSINDLRAEMGQEGSPSPSAPLKAREEPKSAEDS, from the exons atg GATGGGCATGATGCAGATAATACTAAACAAAGCACTGCTGACATGACGGCGTTT gTTCAAAACCTTCTCCAGCAAATG CAAACTAGGTTTCAGACAATGTCGGAGTCCATCATTGGTAAAA TTGATGAGATGGGGAACCGCATTGATGAATTGGAGCAGAGCATCAACGACCTTAGAGCTGAGATGGGTCAAGAAGGTTCTCCGTCTCCTTCTGCTCCACTGAAGGCAAGAGAAGAACCGAAGTCTGCTGAAGATAGTTAA
- the LOC105156888 gene encoding ubiquitin-like-specific protease ESD4 isoform X2, producing MGALTSINRKRADDYCKSLVSISPPFDQSYGHISKKPKRSAFANPGRNWPHSIVSRLHLYPDSKPRFSREVHAPVPVRLSRFGSCSQTKKVGGSAGFEESSAGNMGNCLGIQFQYEKVKNGAIQSLNFCWKDSELFVGEDKLNEVIQIDDAEDENRVDVSDDSSVEEVRIVDVLGRKWKDGYTAVENSPEQKLGMVEKDLRSLDSSVVNYVNNPDEKVDGVEQMMDVILLDEEPNALHVPVHKKLYDSAKGRDGKIKSLELEIEYNEKHRQRFQLLRSQEKREQIRKDVVEECFVPLTEEEEALVAHALSSSNRRKVLVSHENSNIDITGENLQCLSRGAWLNDEVINLYLELLKEREKREPLKFLKCHFFNTFFYKKLISGRDGYNFQSVRRWTTQRKLGYSLLDCEKIFVPIHKEVHWCLAIINKRDKKFLYLDSLKGVDNQVLTVLARYYVDEVKDKSGEDINVSSWEQELVSNLPDQKNGFDCGMFMIKYADFYSRDIGLCFNQGNMPYFRRRTVKEILKLRAE from the exons ATGGGGGCTTTAACCAGTATCAATCGGAAGCGGGCTGACGATTACTGCAAATCCCTAGTTTCAATTTCACCTCCATTTGATCAATCATACGGTCACATTTCAAAGAAACCCAAGCGTTCAGCTTTTGCCAACCCGGGACGGAATTGGCCGCATTCTATTGTTTCAAGACTTCATTTGTACCCTGATTCGAAGCCGAGGTTTTCGAGAGAAGTTCATGCTCCAGTTCCAGTTAGGCTTTCGAGATTTGGGTCTTGTTCTCAGACAAAGAAAGTTGGGGGCAGTGCTGGTTTTGAGGAGAGTTCAGCTGGGAATATGGGGAACTGTTTGGGAATTCAGTTTCAGTATGAGAAGGTGAAAAATGGAGCAATCCAAAGTTTGAACTTCTGTTGGAAAGATAGTGAACTGTTTGTTGGGGAAGACAAGTTAAATGAGGTAATTCAGATTGATGATGCTGAAGATGAGAACCGAGTTGATGTGTCAGATGATTCGAGTGTTGAGGAGGTGAGGATTGTGGATGTTTTGGGGCGTAAGTGGAAGGACGGGTATACGGCTGTGGAGAATTCACCGGAGCAGAAGTTAGGAATGGTGGAGAAAGATTTGAGGTCTTTGGATTCATCTGTggttaattatgtaaataatccGGATGAAAAGGTAGATGGTGTGGAACAGATGATGGATGTAATACTGTTGGATGAGGAACCTAACGCTTTGCATGTGCCTGTCCACAAGAAGTTGTATGATTCCGCCAAGGGGAGagatggaaaaataaagagcTTAGAACTTGAGATAGAATACAATGAAAAGCACCGTCAACGGTTTCAGTTATTGCGGTCTCaggagaaaagagagcaaattaGGAAG gaTGTCGTTGAGGAATGTTTCGTGCCTCTTACTGAGGAGGAAGAGGCTTTGGTTGCTCATGCGTTATCCAGTTCCAACAG GAGAAAGGTTTTGGTGAGTCATGAGAATTCTAATATTGATATTACCGGAGAAAACTTACAGTGTTTGAGCCGTGGAGCATGGCTTAATGATGAG GTCATCAATTTGTATCTTGAATTGttgaaagaaagggaaaaaagagagCCTCTCAAGTTCTTGAAATGTCATTTCTTTAacactttcttttataaaaag cTCATCAGTGGTAGAGATGGCTACAACTTCCAATCAGTTAGAAGATGGACTACACAAAGAAAGCTCGGATATAGCCTCTTAGATTGTGAGAAA atatttgTACCCATCCACAAAGAAGTACATTGGTGTTTGGCAATCATCAATAAGAGGGATAAAAAGTTTCTGTATCTTGATTCATTGAAAGGAGTTGATAATCAAGTGCTGACTGTACTG GCTAGGTACTATGTTGATGAGGTGAAGGACAAGAGTGGAGAAGACATTAATGTTAGTTCATGGGAGCAAGAACTTGTCTCGAACCTTCCGGACCAGAAAAATGG GTTCGACTGTGGCATGTTTATGATCAAGTACGCAGACTTCTATAGCAGAGACATAGGACTATGTTTTAACCAG GGAAACATGCCATATTTTAGGCGGAGAACAGTGAAGGAGATCTTGAAGTTGAGAGCCGAGTGA
- the LOC105156888 gene encoding ubiquitin-like-specific protease ESD4 isoform X1: MGALTSINRKRADDYCKSLVSISPPFDQSYGHISKKPKRSAFANPGRNWPHSIVSRLHLYPDSKPRFSREVHAPVPVRLSRFGSCSQTKKVGGSAGFEESSAGNMGNCLGIQFQYEKVKNGAIQSLNFCWKDSELFVGEDKLNEVIQIDDAEDENRVDVSDDSSVEEVRIVDVLGRKWKDGYTAVENSPEQKLGMVEKDLRSLDSSVVNYVNNPDEKVDGVEQMMDVILLDEEPNALHVPVHKKLYDSAKGRDGKIKSLELEIEYNEKHRQRFQLLRSQEKREQIRKDVVEECFVPLTEEEEALVAHALSSSNRRKVLVSHENSNIDITGENLQCLSRGAWLNDEVINLYLELLKEREKREPLKFLKCHFFNTFFYKKLISGRDGYNFQSVRRWTTQRKLGYSLLDCEKIFVPIHKEVHWCLAIINKRDKKFLYLDSLKGVDNQVLTVLVQVQARYYVDEVKDKSGEDINVSSWEQELVSNLPDQKNGFDCGMFMIKYADFYSRDIGLCFNQGNMPYFRRRTVKEILKLRAE, translated from the exons ATGGGGGCTTTAACCAGTATCAATCGGAAGCGGGCTGACGATTACTGCAAATCCCTAGTTTCAATTTCACCTCCATTTGATCAATCATACGGTCACATTTCAAAGAAACCCAAGCGTTCAGCTTTTGCCAACCCGGGACGGAATTGGCCGCATTCTATTGTTTCAAGACTTCATTTGTACCCTGATTCGAAGCCGAGGTTTTCGAGAGAAGTTCATGCTCCAGTTCCAGTTAGGCTTTCGAGATTTGGGTCTTGTTCTCAGACAAAGAAAGTTGGGGGCAGTGCTGGTTTTGAGGAGAGTTCAGCTGGGAATATGGGGAACTGTTTGGGAATTCAGTTTCAGTATGAGAAGGTGAAAAATGGAGCAATCCAAAGTTTGAACTTCTGTTGGAAAGATAGTGAACTGTTTGTTGGGGAAGACAAGTTAAATGAGGTAATTCAGATTGATGATGCTGAAGATGAGAACCGAGTTGATGTGTCAGATGATTCGAGTGTTGAGGAGGTGAGGATTGTGGATGTTTTGGGGCGTAAGTGGAAGGACGGGTATACGGCTGTGGAGAATTCACCGGAGCAGAAGTTAGGAATGGTGGAGAAAGATTTGAGGTCTTTGGATTCATCTGTggttaattatgtaaataatccGGATGAAAAGGTAGATGGTGTGGAACAGATGATGGATGTAATACTGTTGGATGAGGAACCTAACGCTTTGCATGTGCCTGTCCACAAGAAGTTGTATGATTCCGCCAAGGGGAGagatggaaaaataaagagcTTAGAACTTGAGATAGAATACAATGAAAAGCACCGTCAACGGTTTCAGTTATTGCGGTCTCaggagaaaagagagcaaattaGGAAG gaTGTCGTTGAGGAATGTTTCGTGCCTCTTACTGAGGAGGAAGAGGCTTTGGTTGCTCATGCGTTATCCAGTTCCAACAG GAGAAAGGTTTTGGTGAGTCATGAGAATTCTAATATTGATATTACCGGAGAAAACTTACAGTGTTTGAGCCGTGGAGCATGGCTTAATGATGAG GTCATCAATTTGTATCTTGAATTGttgaaagaaagggaaaaaagagagCCTCTCAAGTTCTTGAAATGTCATTTCTTTAacactttcttttataaaaag cTCATCAGTGGTAGAGATGGCTACAACTTCCAATCAGTTAGAAGATGGACTACACAAAGAAAGCTCGGATATAGCCTCTTAGATTGTGAGAAA atatttgTACCCATCCACAAAGAAGTACATTGGTGTTTGGCAATCATCAATAAGAGGGATAAAAAGTTTCTGTATCTTGATTCATTGAAAGGAGTTGATAATCAAGTGCTGACTGTACTG GTACAAGTGCAGGCTAGGTACTATGTTGATGAGGTGAAGGACAAGAGTGGAGAAGACATTAATGTTAGTTCATGGGAGCAAGAACTTGTCTCGAACCTTCCGGACCAGAAAAATGG GTTCGACTGTGGCATGTTTATGATCAAGTACGCAGACTTCTATAGCAGAGACATAGGACTATGTTTTAACCAG GGAAACATGCCATATTTTAGGCGGAGAACAGTGAAGGAGATCTTGAAGTTGAGAGCCGAGTGA